One window from the genome of Silvimonas iriomotensis encodes:
- a CDS encoding threo-3-hydroxy-L-aspartate ammonia-lyase, whose translation MTLALPTFHDVLAATDRIAGHAHRTPVLTSRTLNDELGAEVFFKCENFQRMGAFKFRGAFNALSRFDADQRRRGVIAFSSGNHAQAIALAARLMGMPATILMPQDAPAAKVAATRGYGGNVVFFDRYHDDREALGRSLAERDGLTLIPPFDHPDIIAGQGTAALELFEETGPLDALFVPMGGGGLLSGTALTTRVESPACTLYGVEPEAGNDGQQSFRSGQIVRIATPRTIADGAQTSYLGALTFSIIRDKVNDILTVTDAQLIECMQFAASRMKLVIEPTGCLGFAAARAMGRQLQGQRVGVIISGGNVDLADLARYFAPA comes from the coding sequence ATGACGCTCGCTCTGCCCACTTTTCACGATGTGCTTGCCGCCACAGACCGCATTGCCGGGCATGCGCACCGCACGCCGGTGCTGACTTCGCGCACGCTCAATGACGAACTGGGTGCCGAAGTGTTTTTCAAATGCGAAAACTTCCAGCGGATGGGCGCGTTCAAGTTCCGCGGCGCGTTCAATGCCTTGTCGCGGTTTGATGCCGACCAGCGCCGGCGCGGGGTGATCGCGTTTTCCTCCGGCAATCACGCACAGGCCATTGCGCTGGCGGCGCGCCTGATGGGTATGCCGGCCACCATCCTGATGCCGCAGGACGCGCCCGCGGCCAAGGTCGCGGCCACCCGGGGTTATGGCGGCAATGTGGTGTTTTTTGATCGATACCATGATGACCGCGAGGCGCTGGGCCGCAGCCTGGCCGAGCGTGACGGGCTGACGCTGATTCCGCCGTTTGATCATCCGGACATCATTGCCGGGCAGGGCACAGCGGCGCTGGAGCTGTTTGAAGAGACAGGCCCGCTGGATGCGTTGTTCGTGCCTATGGGCGGCGGCGGTTTGTTGTCCGGTACGGCGCTGACCACCCGGGTTGAGTCGCCAGCCTGCACCTTGTACGGGGTGGAGCCTGAAGCCGGCAACGACGGGCAGCAATCTTTCAGAAGCGGGCAGATCGTGCGCATTGCCACGCCCAGAACCATTGCCGATGGCGCGCAGACGAGCTATCTGGGCGCGCTTACTTTTTCGATCATTCGCGACAAGGTCAATGACATTCTCACCGTCACGGACGCCCAACTGATCGAGTGCATGCAGTTTGCCGCCAGCCGCATGAAGCTGGTGATCGAACCCACGGGCTGCCTGGGTTTTGCCGCAGCGCGTGCCATGGGGCGGCAGCTGCAAGGGCAGCGCGTCGGCGTGATCATCAGCGGCGGGAATGTTGATCTGGCTGATCTGGCGCGGTATTTCGCGCCGGCCTGA
- a CDS encoding purple acid phosphatase family protein, with protein sequence MSDKPLVDDASTPAATTVTRRGFLKLAGVSGVATATGGLVLAGKAAAAAPDGTPEQIHLTWGNDPCCEVVISWASLAAAVNPRVHVAGGNHGRASVHAVQRTYTDGLNGEVVFTYHARLHDLRPGTTYQYEVTADNDSNAAHPFAASFSTAPRGRAPFRFTSYGDLATPNTNWVLSSPQSKFAVQAVERFAPLFHLLNGDLCYANLNPTHQPDVWRDFGNNNQTSAALRPWMPCPGNHEVEFHNGQQGFESYLTRYALPDNGTRFPGRWYSFKVSSVLFVSLDADDVVLQDGAAFVAGPAALVPAASTGNPPIEPGTSFYINGYSNGEQTRWLEHTLRAAEHDPDIDWIVVQMHQDALSSSKGGNGSDKGLRAEWLPLFDRYGVDLVLCGHDHDYERSYPVRGCNHNVGTDASTGQVVDTLQPRPVMLAQTGSSTFDTSHGTIHLILGGGGTSSPADSYGLDTGTGNPQAKVITKPNRPVPGTTAGTFVRHPADALEDAIWSALRDTGTGYGIAVFDHDPGQPGGKTTITMNYYHAAGADQTANAEYTLFETIVLSKDRQPDGHGHHHD encoded by the coding sequence ATGTCTGACAAACCTTTGGTGGACGACGCGTCCACGCCCGCCGCGACAACCGTGACGCGCCGCGGCTTTCTGAAACTGGCTGGTGTCTCTGGCGTGGCGACCGCCACCGGTGGTCTTGTGCTGGCCGGCAAGGCCGCTGCGGCCGCGCCGGATGGCACGCCGGAGCAAATCCACCTGACCTGGGGCAATGATCCCTGTTGCGAGGTGGTGATTTCCTGGGCGTCGCTGGCCGCCGCCGTCAACCCGCGCGTGCATGTGGCGGGCGGCAATCATGGCCGCGCCAGCGTGCATGCCGTGCAACGCACCTACACCGATGGGTTGAATGGCGAGGTGGTGTTCACCTATCACGCCCGTCTGCATGATCTGCGCCCCGGCACCACTTACCAGTACGAAGTCACCGCCGACAACGACAGCAACGCCGCGCACCCGTTTGCCGCCAGTTTCAGCACCGCGCCGCGCGGGCGCGCACCGTTCCGGTTTACCAGTTACGGTGATCTGGCCACGCCTAACACCAACTGGGTGCTGTCCTCGCCGCAGAGCAAGTTTGCCGTGCAGGCGGTGGAGCGCTTTGCGCCGCTGTTCCATTTGCTTAACGGTGATCTGTGCTACGCCAATCTGAACCCGACCCATCAGCCAGACGTCTGGCGCGACTTTGGCAACAACAACCAGACCTCCGCCGCGCTGCGGCCCTGGATGCCGTGCCCGGGTAATCACGAGGTAGAGTTCCACAATGGCCAGCAGGGTTTTGAATCTTACCTGACCCGCTACGCGCTGCCGGATAACGGCACCCGTTTCCCGGGGCGCTGGTACAGCTTCAAGGTCAGTTCGGTGCTGTTTGTCTCGCTGGATGCCGATGACGTCGTGCTGCAAGATGGCGCGGCGTTTGTCGCCGGCCCAGCCGCACTGGTGCCGGCTGCCAGCACTGGCAACCCGCCCATCGAACCGGGGACTTCTTTTTATATCAACGGTTACAGCAACGGCGAGCAGACCCGCTGGCTGGAACACACCCTGCGCGCTGCCGAGCATGATCCGGATATCGACTGGATTGTGGTGCAGATGCACCAGGACGCGCTCAGTTCATCCAAAGGCGGCAACGGCTCTGACAAGGGCCTGCGTGCTGAATGGCTGCCGTTGTTTGATCGGTACGGCGTTGATCTGGTGCTGTGCGGGCACGATCACGATTACGAACGCAGCTACCCGGTACGCGGCTGCAATCACAACGTCGGCACAGATGCCAGCACGGGGCAGGTGGTCGATACCCTGCAACCCCGGCCAGTCATGCTGGCGCAGACCGGCAGCAGCACCTTTGATACCAGCCACGGCACCATCCACCTGATCCTGGGTGGCGGCGGGACCAGTTCTCCGGCCGACAGTTACGGGCTGGATACCGGCACGGGCAACCCGCAAGCCAAGGTGATCACCAAGCCGAACCGCCCGGTGCCAGGCACGACCGCAGGCACGTTTGTGCGCCACCCGGCCGATGCGCTGGAAGACGCCATCTGGTCCGCCCTGCGCGATACCGGTACCGGTTACGGCATTGCCGTGTTTGATCACGATCCGGGCCAGCCCGGCGGCAAAACCACCATCACCATGAACTATTATCACGCCGCCGGGGCAGACCAGACTGCCAATGCCGAGTACACGCTGTTCGAGACCATTGTGCTGTCCAAAGACCGCCAGCCCGACGGGCACGGGCATCATCACGACTGA
- a CDS encoding PEP-CTERM sorting domain-containing protein: MNIKMKAAGLAVMLAVSAGAQARHYDFGHLIAGDGPSFADFASLKITQSNTSTWLFSLTLDSDFTSLFGTGAFIGSMAVDLGGPFTHEIVSGVSGTGPWSPSVTRANGGGPTGIYDFRFNFGGGSNKFKVGDTVSWAVTFEGTNNKLIVPDVYANSFALHVQNTKFCDDSAWYASFPVTPVPEPETWALLGLGLTAVTATRWRAMRKDRKAVAA, translated from the coding sequence ATGAACATCAAGATGAAGGCGGCAGGTCTTGCCGTCATGTTGGCGGTGAGCGCGGGTGCGCAAGCCCGGCATTACGATTTCGGGCATCTCATTGCAGGTGACGGCCCGTCATTTGCTGATTTCGCCAGTCTGAAAATCACCCAGAGCAATACGTCGACCTGGTTGTTCTCGCTCACGCTTGATTCAGACTTCACATCGCTCTTTGGCACCGGCGCCTTTATCGGGTCCATGGCGGTGGATCTGGGCGGGCCGTTCACGCATGAAATCGTCAGCGGCGTCAGTGGCACCGGTCCCTGGTCCCCATCGGTAACGCGTGCCAATGGTGGCGGCCCGACTGGCATTTATGATTTCCGCTTCAACTTTGGCGGTGGCTCCAACAAGTTCAAGGTGGGCGATACGGTCAGTTGGGCAGTGACTTTTGAAGGCACGAACAACAAGCTGATCGTGCCGGATGTCTATGCCAACTCGTTTGCCTTGCACGTCCAGAACACCAAGTTCTGTGATGACAGTGCCTGGTATGCCAGCTTCCCGGTGACCCCCGTCCCCGAGCCGGAAACCTGGGCGCTGCTGGGGCTGGGCCTGACTGCCGTCACGGCCACCCGCTGGCGTGCCATGCGCAAGGATCGCAAGGCCGTCGCCGCCTGA
- a CDS encoding TOBE domain-containing protein has protein sequence MHTSARNQFAGTVTAIAQGAVNDEIEMTLPGGEVIVAVITRHSTQSLGLKTGSPAFALIKASWVILARPQAGIRLSTRNRLEGTVKAVKPGAVNAEVEIALPGGNTLAAIVTMESVAALGLAAGEAVVAFFKASQVIVGVSG, from the coding sequence ATGCATACCAGCGCACGCAACCAGTTTGCCGGCACCGTCACCGCCATCGCTCAAGGTGCGGTGAACGATGAAATTGAAATGACCTTGCCTGGCGGCGAAGTCATCGTCGCCGTCATCACCCGTCACAGCACCCAGTCTCTTGGCCTGAAAACCGGCAGCCCGGCCTTTGCCCTGATCAAGGCCTCGTGGGTTATCCTGGCGCGGCCGCAAGCGGGTATCCGTCTGTCTACGCGCAATCGCCTTGAAGGCACGGTCAAGGCCGTCAAGCCCGGCGCGGTCAATGCCGAGGTCGAGATCGCCCTGCCGGGTGGCAATACGCTGGCGGCCATTGTCACCATGGAAAGCGTCGCCGCGCTGGGTCTGGCGGCGGGTGAAGCGGTTGTGGCTTTCTTCAAGGCATCGCAAGTGATCGTCGGCGTCTCTGGCTGA
- a CDS encoding putative bifunctional diguanylate cyclase/phosphodiesterase, whose protein sequence is MFSLVRWLPQRVGTRLLAVVIFAIGASLALALLAAWLVYRDAQNASRVLARQAAENLVVQVAAQFGEDDDLDPPRPFERYNLQRTVDYAHQAKGRDIRVFNLRQQIVVDTDHEDIGVPVPAGWQRYISAATQEGSPVFFEECIEAGGDVRQIFVTPLRNRAGRLVGGLAMDYTHLADELTGTARNTLLILSVAGAFALVLTVLFGQAIVRPIALAVRRLYGATRALAAGLPLRPVALGGHDEFAELGRAFDDMSAQLGRSRTVLEQEVAERRAAQVALQEANVRLEERVAERTAALQSANRQLEIELANGKEMARQMEQLARFDSLTGLPNRAMFLACLDVAVKRAIRMKTLGALMFIDLDRFKSINDSLGHATGDEVLRQAAQRLAATLRSCDMVSRIGGDEFTVILEDLGGENAARAVAGKIVAAFLPPFNIEGKELFLSSSVGLALFPKDSADPGDLMKQADFAMYEAKSAGRNRFALHSEHMAQAASQRLVMESALHHAIERSEFYLAYQIRVSALDGTPTGTEALLRWRSPELGEVTPVEFIPVAEHSGQILEIGLWVLRQACRQHSAWRAQGLQPGLMAVNISAVQFRQAGFVDQVAAILDETGMKPHELELELTESMLMANPESAVMVMHALRELGVGLAIDDFGTGYSSLSYLKRFPASRIKIDKSFVRDIDINQEDAAIAAAIVALARSLNIEVTAEGVETDEQLAHLNRLDCADYQGYYFAQPLAAEDIRFALTATLVVQPG, encoded by the coding sequence ATGTTCTCTCTGGTGCGATGGTTGCCGCAGCGGGTGGGAACACGGCTGCTTGCTGTGGTGATCTTTGCCATTGGCGCTTCTTTGGCGCTGGCGTTGCTGGCGGCATGGCTGGTGTATCGCGATGCCCAGAACGCCTCGCGCGTGCTGGCGCGGCAAGCGGCAGAGAATCTGGTGGTCCAGGTGGCGGCGCAGTTTGGCGAGGACGACGATCTGGACCCGCCGCGCCCGTTTGAGCGCTACAACCTGCAGCGCACCGTCGATTACGCCCATCAGGCCAAAGGGCGCGATATCCGCGTGTTCAATCTCAGGCAACAGATCGTGGTCGATACCGACCATGAAGACATCGGCGTGCCGGTGCCGGCGGGGTGGCAACGCTATATCTCGGCCGCCACGCAGGAGGGCTCGCCGGTATTTTTTGAAGAATGCATCGAGGCCGGTGGCGATGTGCGCCAGATTTTTGTCACGCCCCTGCGCAACCGCGCCGGGCGGCTGGTGGGCGGGCTGGCGATGGATTACACCCACCTGGCCGATGAACTCACCGGCACTGCGCGCAACACGCTGTTGATCCTGTCGGTGGCGGGCGCCTTTGCGCTGGTGCTGACCGTGCTGTTTGGCCAGGCCATTGTGCGGCCGATTGCGCTGGCGGTGCGCCGCCTCTATGGCGCCACGCGGGCGCTGGCCGCGGGTTTGCCGCTGCGTCCGGTGGCGCTTGGCGGGCATGACGAGTTTGCCGAGCTGGGCCGCGCGTTTGACGATATGAGCGCCCAGCTGGGCCGCTCCCGCACGGTGCTGGAACAAGAAGTGGCCGAGCGCCGCGCCGCCCAGGTGGCGCTGCAAGAAGCCAATGTCCGGCTGGAAGAGCGCGTGGCCGAGCGCACCGCCGCGTTGCAATCGGCCAACCGGCAACTGGAAATCGAACTGGCCAATGGCAAGGAAATGGCGCGGCAGATGGAACAACTGGCGCGTTTTGATTCGCTCACTGGCCTGCCCAACCGCGCCATGTTCCTGGCTTGCCTTGATGTGGCGGTCAAACGCGCGATCCGCATGAAAACGCTGGGCGCGCTGATGTTTATTGATCTGGATCGCTTCAAATCGATCAATGATTCGCTGGGGCATGCCACGGGCGATGAGGTATTGCGTCAGGCCGCGCAACGGCTGGCGGCAACCTTGCGTAGCTGCGATATGGTCTCGCGCATTGGCGGCGATGAATTTACGGTGATTCTGGAAGATCTGGGTGGCGAAAACGCCGCCCGCGCGGTGGCCGGCAAGATCGTGGCGGCGTTTTTGCCGCCGTTCAACATTGAAGGCAAAGAGCTGTTTTTGTCTTCCAGCGTCGGGCTGGCCTTGTTTCCCAAAGACAGTGCCGACCCGGGAGACCTGATGAAACAGGCGGACTTTGCCATGTATGAGGCCAAGTCCGCCGGCCGCAACCGGTTTGCGCTGCATTCTGAACACATGGCGCAAGCGGCCAGCCAGCGCCTGGTGATGGAAAGCGCCCTGCATCACGCCATTGAACGCAGCGAGTTCTATCTGGCCTACCAGATCCGGGTCTCCGCCCTGGATGGCACGCCGACCGGCACTGAGGCCCTGCTGCGCTGGCGTAGCCCGGAACTGGGCGAGGTCACGCCCGTCGAGTTCATCCCCGTGGCCGAACACAGCGGCCAGATTCTGGAGATCGGGCTATGGGTGTTGCGTCAGGCCTGCCGCCAGCACAGCGCCTGGCGGGCGCAGGGGCTGCAACCGGGGTTGATGGCGGTGAATATCTCGGCGGTGCAGTTTCGCCAGGCCGGCTTTGTCGATCAGGTGGCGGCCATTCTGGACGAAACCGGCATGAAGCCGCATGAGCTGGAACTGGAACTGACCGAAAGCATGCTGATGGCCAATCCGGAAAGCGCCGTAATGGTCATGCATGCCCTGCGTGAACTGGGTGTGGGGCTGGCGATTGATGACTTTGGCACCGGGTATTCCAGCCTGAGTTATCTCAAGCGCTTTCCGGCTTCACGCATCAAGATCGACAAGAGCTTTGTGCGCGATATCGACATCAATCAGGAAGATGCCGCCATCGCCGCCGCCATTGTGGCGCTGGCGCGCAGCCTGAATATCGAAGTCACCGCCGAAGGCGTTGAAACGGATGAACAACTGGCGCATCTGAACCGGCTCGATTGCGCCGATTATCAGGGCTACTACTTTGCCCAGCCGCTGGCGGCCGAGGATATCCGCTTTGCGCTCACCGCCACGCTGGTGGTGCAACCGGGCTGA
- a CDS encoding alpha/beta fold hydrolase produces the protein MPASVLQRHHVQIVGDGPITLVLAHGFACDQTIWRKVVPELSSGYRLILFDHAGHGMADAFDTERHATLDGYAEDVVAVLEALDLWNVVYVGHSVSGMIGLLASKLAPRRIERMVMLAPSPCYINHPQDNYVGGFERSTIDEMLKAMDHNYQAWAEQLAQIASLEESAGPINTEMRHRLFALDPTLASRFAHAIFLSDLRDQVQAFALPTLIVQCSDDPIAPVNVGQWMERAMHAARLHVMTVRGHLPQLANAPQVASLIRNFVQ, from the coding sequence ATGCCGGCTTCCGTATTGCAACGTCATCATGTGCAGATCGTGGGCGACGGCCCGATCACCCTGGTGCTGGCGCATGGCTTTGCCTGTGACCAGACCATCTGGCGCAAGGTGGTGCCAGAGTTGTCGTCCGGTTACCGGCTGATCTTGTTTGATCACGCTGGCCACGGCATGGCCGATGCGTTTGACACCGAACGGCACGCCACGCTGGATGGCTATGCCGAGGATGTCGTGGCGGTGCTCGAAGCGCTGGACCTGTGGAATGTGGTGTATGTCGGGCATTCGGTCAGCGGCATGATCGGTTTGCTGGCCAGCAAGCTGGCGCCACGGCGGATCGAACGCATGGTCATGCTGGCGCCCTCCCCCTGTTATATCAATCATCCACAAGACAACTACGTCGGCGGGTTTGAGCGCAGCACCATTGATGAAATGCTCAAAGCCATGGACCACAACTACCAGGCATGGGCAGAACAACTGGCGCAGATTGCGTCTCTGGAAGAAAGCGCCGGCCCGATCAACACGGAAATGCGCCACCGCCTGTTTGCGCTGGACCCAACCCTGGCCAGCCGTTTTGCGCACGCGATTTTCCTGTCTGATTTGCGCGATCAGGTGCAGGCCTTTGCACTGCCGACGCTGATCGTCCAGTGCTCGGATGATCCGATTGCCCCGGTGAATGTGGGTCAGTGGATGGAGCGCGCCATGCATGCTGCGCGCCTGCATGTCATGACCGTGCGCGGGCATTTGCCGCAACTGGCCAACGCGCCGCAAGTGGCCAGCCTGATCCGCAATTTTGTGCAATAA
- a CDS encoding Gfo/Idh/MocA family oxidoreductase yields the protein MQIGFAGLGAVVQTAYLPALQRLGMADTPCYGFDTDPARAPAGVTRCDSLAALLAQPLDILFITTSSTSHLPVLQEALASAVPRICVEKPVVASLAQMARLNALIAEPAHARRVLALDHWMARTSWLATHPGADINPRWQANDEASLSVSLALSDITRLEGFLQEPSGFNAAGEPIALNFATGEPDTRQLRHPDGVILDTGTHVLALIRELIHALGGEDTLQLQLAHAKDRLGQPIVRTDLVTAEGQAHLHGRIGGISTDIWLNKYAGPAGGQKGLAIHLRDGRVIRQDRQGNLDVLTVTHGAHSSSWSLPGPIYDHCLAAILGRKGPFSQAAALTRRRMAEVTCLLQIQQLLRGPH from the coding sequence ATGCAGATCGGGTTTGCCGGATTGGGCGCGGTGGTTCAGACCGCTTACTTGCCAGCGTTGCAACGGCTGGGCATGGCCGATACACCCTGTTACGGATTTGATACCGATCCGGCCCGCGCGCCCGCCGGGGTCACGCGCTGCGACAGCCTGGCGGCGTTGCTGGCGCAGCCGCTGGATATCCTGTTCATTACCACATCAAGCACCAGCCACCTGCCCGTGCTGCAAGAGGCGCTGGCCAGCGCCGTGCCGCGCATTTGTGTCGAGAAACCCGTCGTCGCCAGCCTGGCGCAAATGGCCCGGCTCAACGCCTTGATCGCAGAGCCGGCCCACGCCCGACGCGTTCTGGCGCTGGATCACTGGATGGCCCGCACCAGCTGGCTGGCCACGCACCCTGGCGCGGACATCAATCCGCGGTGGCAGGCTAACGACGAGGCCAGTCTGTCAGTCTCACTGGCGCTGTCTGATATCACGCGGCTGGAAGGCTTCCTGCAAGAACCCAGTGGGTTTAACGCCGCGGGCGAGCCCATTGCCCTTAATTTTGCCACCGGCGAGCCGGACACCCGCCAGCTGCGCCACCCCGACGGCGTCATTCTGGATACCGGCACCCACGTGCTGGCACTGATCCGCGAATTGATCCACGCCCTGGGCGGCGAGGACACGCTGCAGTTGCAGCTGGCGCATGCCAAAGACCGTCTGGGCCAGCCGATTGTGCGCACCGATCTGGTCACCGCAGAAGGACAAGCCCATCTGCATGGGCGGATTGGCGGTATCAGCACCGACATCTGGCTGAACAAATATGCCGGCCCGGCAGGCGGGCAAAAGGGGCTGGCGATCCATCTGCGCGACGGCCGGGTGATCCGCCAGGATCGGCAAGGCAATCTGGATGTCCTGACCGTAACGCACGGCGCGCACAGCAGTAGCTGGTCGCTGCCCGGCCCGATCTACGACCACTGCCTTGCCGCCATCCTTGGCCGCAAAGGCCCGTTCAGCCAGGCCGCCGCCCTCACCCGCCGGCGCATGGCAGAAGTCACCTGCCTCTTGCAGATCCAGCAGTTGTTGCGCGGGCCGCATTAA
- a CDS encoding ABC transporter substrate-binding protein — translation MKRLMCAILATLALNARADINIGESVPTTGLASVTGKALAVGASIYFGRVNAQGGINGEPVNLITRDDAYDPTRTMANTRELIDKENVVALVGYYGTAPLQQLLQSKALENAGVPLVGAYTGAESVRNPGSPYFFQTRAGYSQEVEKIVVLLHRSLGIKRIAVLAQKDSFGEAGYNAIKAELARHNMQLAGEAWYDRNTGDTAAAAIELAKMNPEAVIMVAISKPAATFTKQFKAAGGTSQLYGLSAIQFDEVTRQAGLNVAHGLGLSQVFPAPTNAQLKIVRDFQQDADAFLKSGEYPSYALLEGYISARILTEALRRAGKNPTRATVYQALNDMKRYDLGGYVVDFSDKKRLGSGFVELTMISATGTLTR, via the coding sequence ATGAAGCGACTGATGTGCGCAATTCTTGCCACGCTGGCCCTGAATGCCCGTGCGGATATCAATATTGGCGAATCGGTGCCGACCACGGGTCTGGCCAGTGTCACCGGCAAGGCGCTGGCGGTCGGCGCGTCGATCTACTTCGGCCGCGTCAACGCCCAGGGCGGGATCAATGGCGAGCCAGTCAATCTGATCACCCGTGACGACGCGTACGATCCGACGCGGACCATGGCCAATACCCGCGAGTTGATCGACAAGGAAAACGTGGTTGCGCTTGTGGGCTATTACGGCACGGCACCGCTGCAGCAATTGTTGCAATCCAAAGCGCTGGAAAACGCGGGCGTACCGCTGGTGGGGGCGTATACCGGCGCCGAGAGCGTGCGCAATCCGGGTAGCCCGTATTTCTTCCAGACCCGCGCCGGTTACAGCCAGGAAGTCGAGAAAATTGTGGTGCTGCTGCACCGCTCGCTGGGGATCAAGCGCATTGCCGTGCTGGCGCAAAAAGACAGTTTTGGCGAGGCCGGTTACAACGCCATCAAGGCAGAACTGGCCCGCCACAATATGCAACTGGCCGGTGAAGCCTGGTATGACCGCAATACCGGTGATACGGCGGCGGCGGCCATTGAACTGGCCAAAATGAATCCGGAAGCGGTGATCATGGTGGCGATCTCCAAACCGGCGGCGACGTTTACCAAACAGTTCAAGGCGGCTGGCGGCACCTCGCAGTTGTATGGTCTGTCGGCCATCCAGTTTGATGAAGTCACCCGGCAAGCGGGCCTGAATGTGGCGCACGGGCTGGGCTTGTCGCAAGTGTTCCCGGCGCCCACCAACGCGCAACTGAAGATTGTGCGTGACTTCCAGCAAGACGCCGACGCGTTTCTCAAGTCGGGTGAGTACCCCAGCTACGCGCTGCTGGAGGGGTATATCTCTGCCCGTATCCTGACCGAAGCATTGCGCCGTGCCGGCAAGAACCCCACGCGTGCCACGGTCTACCAGGCGCTCAACGACATGAAGCGCTATGACCTGGGCGGCTATGTGGTGGACTTCAGCGATAAAAAGCGGCTGGGTTCGGGCTTTGTTGAACTGACCATGATTTCTGCCACGGGTACGCTCACGCGTTAG